The Triticum aestivum cultivar Chinese Spring chromosome 3A, IWGSC CS RefSeq v2.1, whole genome shotgun sequence genome includes a region encoding these proteins:
- the LOC123063326 gene encoding DIMBOA UDP-glucosyltransferase BX9, with protein sequence MAGGHVALFPLPFQGHLSPALQLADALHGRGLAITVLHTTFNALDPAAHPEFGFVAVADGGMPDAKDGIGKILAMNDAMEESGCVRDALAALEPRPSCLVIDTSLPAAQKAATELGMPTVVLHTGSAAAIRLFRSYAMLHDKGYLPAQEHELDKPVKELAPIRVSDLFDPSKYPNPEMANRLLDTATEVTDNSSGVVINTFEALETPELEAIRSELAASGVGVFAIGPLHKLSAIGGAGSSLLEADRSCIEWLDAQAAGSVLYVSFGSVAPVSREDFEEVAWGLANSGRPFLWVVRRGLVIGSGAEDVELPEGFERAAEGRGKVVRWAPQQEVLGHRAVDGFWTHSGWNSTLEGICEGVPMLCRPLFGDQLANGRYVEEVWRTGALLAGKLERGKVAEAIARFMEGDDGAAMRERAKEL encoded by the exons ATGGCCGGGGGTCACGTCGCGCTGTTCCCGCTGCCGTTCCAGGGCCACCTCAGCCCGGCGCTGCAGCTCGCCGACGCGCTCCACGGCCGAGGCCTCGCCATCACCGTCCTCCACACCACCTTCAACGCCCTCGACCCGGCCGCCCACCCGGAGTTCGGCTTCGTCGCCGTGGCCGACGGCGGCATGCCGGACGCCAAGGACGGCATCGGCAAGATCCTCGCGATGAACGATGCCATGGAGGAGTCAGGGTGCGTCCGCGACGCGCTCGCGGCCTTGGAGCCCCGCCCGTCGTGCCTTGTCATCGACACCAGCCTCCCCGCCGCGCAGAAGGCCGCGACCGAGCTGGGCATGCCGACGGTCGTGCTGCACACCGGCAGCGCGGCCGCCATCCGCTTGTTCCGGTCCTACGCCATGCTCCACGACAAGGGATACCTGCCGGCGCAAG AGCACGAGCTGGACAAGCCGGTGAAGGAGCTGGCGCCGATCCGGGTGTCGGACCTGTTCGACCCCAGCAAATATCCCAACCCAGAGATGGCGAACAGGCTCCTGGACACGGCCACCGAGGTCACGGACAACTCCTCGGGGGTCGTGATCAACACGTTCGAAGCGCTCGAGACCCCGGAGCTGGAGGCGATCCGTTCCGAGCTCGCCGCCAGCGGCGTCGGGGTCTTCGCCATCGGCCCGCTCCACAAGCTCTCCGCCATCGGCGGCGCCGGCAGCAGCCTGCTCGAGGCAGACCGGAGCTGCATCGAGTGGCTGGACGCGCAGGCCGCGGGCTCCGTGCTGTACGTGAGCTTCGGGAGCGTGGCCCCGGTGAGCCGGGAAGACTTCGAGGAGGTCGCGTGGGGCCTCGCCAACAGCGGCAGGCCATTCCTGTGGGTCGTCCGGCGGGGCCTCGTCATCGGCTCCGGCGCCGAGGACGTAGAGCTGCCGGAGGGGTTCGAGCGGGCGGCGGAGGGCAGGGGCAAGGTGGTGCGGTGGGCGCCGCAGCAGGAGGTGCTCGGCCACCGTGCGGTCGACGGGTTCTGGACGCACAGCGGCTGGAACTCGACGCTGGAGGGCATCTGCGAGGGGGTGCCGATGCTGTGCAGGCCGCTCTTCGGCGATCAGCTGGCCAACGGGAGGTACGTGGAGGAGGTGTGGCGGACGGGAGCCTTGCTGGCCGGCAAGCTGGAACGGGGCAAGGTTGCGGAGGCGATCGCGAGGTTCATGGAAGGGGACGATGGCGCGGCCATGAGGGAGAGAGCGAAGGAGCTTTAG